In Carassius gibelio isolate Cgi1373 ecotype wild population from Czech Republic chromosome B4, carGib1.2-hapl.c, whole genome shotgun sequence, one DNA window encodes the following:
- the LOC127956176 gene encoding gastrula zinc finger protein XlCGF7.1-like — MLQEMDEKTRCEDNPDFITGGKPFICSQTEKSQHEVSSQKRAQKTSTRSLFSCPQCGKSFTQKENLKVHTRIHTGEKPFSCQQCGRSFTQKVSLTFHMRVHTGESPYSCQQCGNRFTEKRSLEIHLRIHSGEKPYSCRECGRRFIRREDLKSHARVHSGEKPYSCPRCGKSFTQRGNLSTHMRIHSGEKPFVCVQCGGSFRSKANFNCHMKKHS, encoded by the coding sequence ATGCTGCAAGAAATGGACGAGAAAACTCGGTGTGAGGACAATCCTGATTTCATAACTGGAGGAAAACCTTTTATTTGCTCCCAGACTGAAAAGTCCCAACATGAGGTTTCTTCTCAGAAGAGAGCCCAAAAGACAAGCACTAGAAGTCTCTTCAGCTGCccacagtgtggaaagagcttcacgCAGAAAGAAAACCTTAAAGTCCACACgagaatccacactggagagaaacctttcagcTGTCAACAGTGTGGAAGGAGCTTCACGCAGAAAGTAAGCCTCACGTTTCatatgagagttcacactggagagagccCATACTCCTGCCAGCAGTGTGGAAACCGCTTCACTGAGAAACGAAGCCTTGAAATCCACCTGAGGATCCACAGCGGAGAGAAGCCGTACTCCTGCAGAGAGTGTGGGAGACGCTTCATTCGAAGAGAAGACCTGAAGAGCCACGCCAGAGTTCACAGCGGAGAGAAGCCGTACTCCTGTCCTCGCTGTGGAAAGAGCTTCACGCAGAGAGGAAACCTGTCGACTCACATGAGGATCCACAGCGGAGAGAAACCTTTCGTTTGTGTTCAGTGTGGAGGCAGCTTCAGAAGTAAAGCCAACTTCAACTGCCACATGAAGAAACACTCGTGA
- the LOC127956172 gene encoding uncharacterized protein LOC127956172, translating to MALDASSSGIPVHCLVPAEPLQQGNWVTVRQRSRGSKHRSSVPIKTLNRFSPLSDAPTEKPDESALVIGDSIVRNVNIETPATIVKCLPGARAPDILANVKVLANAKRKYSKIVIHAGANDVRLRQSEITKNNFKEVCELASTMSDIVICSGPLPAYRGDEMHSRLSSLNGWMSKWCPQNNIGFIDNWTSFWGRPDLLKRDGLHPSWGGATLLSRNMANSLSVYT from the coding sequence atggctttggatgcgtctagctcagggattcctgtacattgtctggttccagcagagcccctgcagcagggcaactgggtgacggtgaggcagcgtagtcgtgggtcaaaacaccgctcttctgttccgatcaaaacattaaacaggttctccccactcagtgatgcacccactgagaaacctgatgaaagtgctctagttattggtgattctattgtacggaacgtgaatatagagacaccagccaccatagtcaaatgtttaccgggagccagagcgcctgacatcttggcaaatgtaaaagtgctggctaatgctaaacgtaaatacagtaagattgttattcatgccggcgctaatgatgttcgacttcgccagtcggagatcactaaaaataactttaaagaggtgtgtgaacttgcaagcacgatgtcagacattgtaatatgctctggtcccctccctgcttaccgtggtgacgagatgcatagcagattgtcatcactcaatggctggatgtctaagtggtgcccacagaataacataggtttcatagacaattggacgagcttttggggcagacctgacctgttgaaaagagatggtcttcatccctcctggggtggcgccactcttctgtctagaaatatggcaaatagtcttagtgtttatacttga